The Flavobacterium sp. 123 genome contains a region encoding:
- a CDS encoding tRNA-dihydrouridine synthase, which produces MDYTLLSSPLQGFTDFRFRNAQNKYFGGIDTYYSPYIRLNGKLIIKSSYERDLLPENNVGLEVIPQVITNDADEFLFVAKYVQQLGYKELNWNLGCPYPMVTKSGMGSGLIKNTEQINHILDRAHSETDIIVSMKMRLGYDTTEEILDVLPILDNYPIKNIAIHARIGKQLYKGGVHLDAFQHCIDNTKHKLYYNGDITSVAKFQEMQKRFPTIDHWMIGRGLIADPFLPSMIKNNTSEYPENKIALFSAFHDTLYQGYSESLSGSAHILLKMHHLWEYFSILFSNPHKVLKKINKTKSIRNYEAAVAEILAAEKN; this is translated from the coding sequence ATGGACTACACTTTACTTTCATCACCCTTACAAGGATTTACTGATTTTCGTTTTAGAAATGCTCAGAATAAATATTTTGGAGGAATTGACACCTACTATTCTCCGTATATTCGACTAAACGGAAAACTGATTATTAAATCCTCTTATGAGAGAGATTTACTTCCTGAAAACAATGTTGGTTTAGAAGTTATTCCTCAGGTTATTACTAATGATGCCGATGAATTTTTATTTGTAGCTAAATATGTTCAACAACTAGGGTATAAAGAATTGAACTGGAATTTAGGTTGTCCCTATCCTATGGTCACTAAATCTGGAATGGGTTCAGGTTTGATTAAAAACACGGAACAAATCAATCATATTCTGGACAGAGCCCATTCTGAAACGGATATTATCGTATCAATGAAAATGCGATTGGGATACGATACTACCGAAGAAATTCTGGATGTATTACCCATTTTAGATAACTATCCTATTAAGAATATTGCCATTCACGCCCGTATTGGAAAACAACTTTACAAGGGAGGTGTTCATTTAGACGCTTTTCAACATTGTATTGACAACACCAAGCATAAATTATATTATAACGGAGATATTACTTCAGTGGCCAAATTTCAGGAAATGCAAAAACGTTTTCCTACTATAGATCACTGGATGATAGGCCGAGGATTAATTGCAGATCCTTTTTTGCCAAGCATGATAAAAAACAATACCTCTGAATATCCTGAAAACAAAATAGCCTTATTCAGTGCTTTTCATGATACATTATATCAAGGATATAGCGAATCATTATCGGGATCAGCGCATATATTATTAAAGATGCATCATTTGTGGGAATACTTTTCAATCCTTTTTTCAAATCCTCACAAAGTGTTGAAAAAAATAAACAAAACAAAAAGCATTAGAAATTACGAAGCTGCAGTTGCAGAAATTTTAGCTGCTGAAAAAAATTAA
- a CDS encoding GNAT family N-acetyltransferase gives MEIKLRSYKTEDTQDILAVINYNILNSTALYDYNIRSYDQQKEILEDKIKKGFPVIVAEYDGKVVGFGMYSEFRFREAYKYTVEHSVYVDKEYHGKGIGKLLLLELIQIAKKQNLHTMIAVIDSENQSSVEFHEKYGFKTVGIIKESGFKFDRWLHSVFMQLILE, from the coding sequence ATGGAAATCAAATTAAGATCCTATAAAACCGAAGATACGCAAGATATTTTAGCTGTGATAAATTACAATATTTTAAATTCTACAGCATTATACGACTATAATATAAGAAGTTACGACCAGCAAAAAGAGATTTTAGAGGATAAAATAAAGAAAGGTTTCCCCGTGATTGTTGCTGAATATGACGGTAAAGTTGTTGGTTTTGGAATGTATAGTGAATTTAGATTCAGAGAAGCATATAAATATACCGTTGAACATTCCGTTTATGTGGACAAAGAATACCACGGAAAAGGCATTGGTAAACTTTTACTACTAGAATTAATACAAATAGCAAAAAAACAAAATCTTCACACAATGATTGCCGTTATTGATTCAGAAAACCAAAGTAGCGTTGAATTTCATGAAAAATACGGATTCAAAACTGTTGGAATCATAAAAGAATCTGGATTTAAATTTGATCGTTGGTTGCATTCGGTTTTTATGCAGTTAATTTTAGAATAA
- the menD gene encoding 2-succinyl-5-enolpyruvyl-6-hydroxy-3-cyclohexene-1-carboxylic-acid synthase, with product MIYPKIPLAQSIIQICLAKGITTIIISPGSRNAPLTIGFASNPSFKCYSIADERSAAFFALGIAQQTKQAVALICTSGSALLNYYPAFSEAFYSQIPLIVISADRPQSKIDIGDGQTIRQENVYANHSLYNANLHEDVSLENDIKINEAINCAITKKGPVHINAPFEEPLYEMVSEPSVVPNIVAVTNNNSTNSIEDLTEFVTIWNNSARKMILVGVNEPNLIDDKIIEAFAKDESVVVLTETTSNLHHPSFINNIDTIITPFTSEDFETFQPDVLVTFGGMVVSKRIKAFLRKYKPKHHWHIDTLRAYDTFGVLSQHFVMEPNFFFEAFLPLTNQIESDYFQRLNTVKTFRKEKHDLYLSKISFSDFKFFEKVIPRLPKNSQLQISNSSAIRYAQLIDIDPSIEVYCNRGTSGIDGSTSTAIGAAVANNKQTVFITGDIGFLYDSNSLWNSYIPKNFKIILINNGGGGIFRILPGHDETPVFNTYFETSHCLTAEHLAKMYGFNYSIASSEESLDIALADLFDQDNQPSILEVFTPTLENNKILLQYFKELI from the coding sequence ATGATCTACCCCAAAATACCTTTAGCCCAAAGCATCATTCAAATATGTTTAGCCAAAGGAATCACAACAATAATAATATCACCTGGTTCAAGGAATGCTCCTTTGACAATTGGTTTTGCTAGCAATCCTTCGTTTAAATGTTATAGTATTGCTGACGAACGTTCTGCAGCATTTTTTGCACTTGGAATAGCGCAACAAACTAAACAAGCTGTAGCTTTAATTTGTACATCAGGATCTGCTTTACTGAATTATTATCCGGCATTTTCTGAGGCATTTTATAGCCAAATTCCGTTGATTGTAATTTCTGCAGATCGACCACAAAGCAAGATTGATATTGGTGACGGACAAACCATTCGTCAAGAAAACGTTTATGCTAATCATTCGCTGTATAATGCTAATTTGCACGAAGATGTATCTTTAGAAAACGATATAAAAATTAACGAAGCTATTAATTGTGCAATCACTAAAAAAGGACCAGTGCATATTAATGCGCCTTTTGAAGAACCGTTGTATGAGATGGTTTCTGAGCCTTCTGTTGTGCCTAATATAGTTGCTGTTACAAATAATAATTCAACTAATTCAATTGAAGATTTAACGGAATTTGTTACTATTTGGAATAATTCCGCACGAAAAATGATTCTTGTAGGAGTGAATGAGCCAAATTTAATTGATGATAAAATAATTGAGGCTTTTGCCAAAGATGAATCTGTTGTAGTTTTGACCGAAACAACATCTAACTTGCATCACCCTTCGTTTATAAACAATATCGACACCATAATTACACCTTTTACTTCAGAAGATTTTGAAACGTTTCAACCTGATGTTTTGGTCACTTTTGGAGGAATGGTTGTTTCTAAACGAATCAAAGCTTTTTTAAGAAAATACAAACCCAAACACCATTGGCATATCGATACACTGAGAGCTTATGATACTTTCGGGGTTTTATCCCAACATTTTGTAATGGAACCTAATTTCTTTTTTGAAGCATTTTTGCCATTAACTAACCAAATAGAAAGCGATTATTTCCAAAGATTAAATACAGTAAAAACTTTTCGAAAAGAAAAACACGATCTCTACTTATCTAAAATTTCATTTTCAGATTTTAAATTTTTTGAAAAGGTAATTCCTCGTTTACCAAAAAATAGTCAATTGCAAATTAGTAATAGTTCGGCCATTCGTTATGCACAATTAATAGACATTGATCCTTCGATAGAAGTTTATTGTAACAGAGGAACCAGCGGTATTGACGGAAGTACTTCAACAGCAATTGGGGCTGCTGTCGCAAATAATAAACAGACTGTTTTTATAACTGGAGATATTGGTTTTTTGTATGATAGTAATTCGCTTTGGAATAGTTACATACCTAAAAACTTCAAAATAATTTTGATAAATAATGGAGGAGGGGGAATTTTTAGAATTTTGCCTGGACATGATGAAACTCCGGTTTTCAATACTTATTTTGAAACTTCGCATTGTCTTACTGCGGAACATTTAGCTAAAATGTACGGCTTTAATTATAGTATTGCAAGTTCAGAAGAGAGTTTAGATATCGCACTTGCAGATTTGTTTGATCAAGATAACCAGCCAAGTATACTAGAGGTTTTTACACCTACATTAGAAAATAATAAGATTTTATTACAATATTTTAAGGAGTTGATTTAA
- the nth gene encoding endonuclease III, with protein sequence MDLFGNTNNWPKDLEPILTKYKNRKHPLDYHNLYQLLVMVVLSAQDSDANINTIAPELFKVFPNMESLAVSNTEALFPYIAKVRNFNTKASWLIEIAQTIKKDESIPLTMEGLTALKGIGRKSANVILKEARIPAEGIIADLHVIRVAPRIGLITETKDGNKVEKQLMTVLPKAIWGEIGMAISFLGREICRPKPNCDICPINTICEYYKSI encoded by the coding sequence ATGGATTTATTTGGAAATACAAATAATTGGCCCAAAGATTTAGAACCAATTCTGACGAAATATAAAAATCGGAAGCATCCTTTAGACTATCATAATTTATATCAACTATTAGTTATGGTAGTACTTTCAGCACAAGATTCTGATGCCAATATTAATACAATAGCCCCTGAATTATTTAAAGTATTTCCTAATATGGAAAGCCTAGCTGTTTCAAATACCGAAGCATTATTTCCTTATATCGCTAAAGTTAGAAATTTCAACACCAAAGCGAGCTGGCTTATAGAAATTGCTCAAACTATCAAAAAAGACGAATCTATTCCACTTACAATGGAAGGTTTAACAGCACTTAAAGGCATTGGTCGAAAATCAGCAAATGTTATTCTTAAGGAAGCAAGAATTCCTGCAGAAGGTATCATCGCTGATTTACATGTTATTAGGGTTGCACCTAGAATCGGATTAATTACTGAAACAAAGGATGGTAATAAAGTCGAAAAACAATTAATGACCGTTTTACCAAAAGCAATTTGGGGAGAAATCGGCATGGCTATTTCCTTTCTTGGAAGAGAAATTTGCAGACCAAAACCAAATTGTGACATTTGTCCCATCAACACTATTTGCGAGTACTACAAGAGCATTTAA
- the msrB gene encoding peptide-methionine (R)-S-oxide reductase MsrB, with product MKYPIEKTEQEWKEQLGLERYRILREKGTEYPNSGSYNLHFEKGTYCCAGCSEPLFESDSKFNAHCGWPSFDESIPGKIEYIVDNTLGMKRIEIVCTNCGGHLGHVFNDGPTKTGQRYCVNSLSIDFKE from the coding sequence ATGAAATATCCAATCGAGAAAACAGAGCAAGAATGGAAAGAGCAATTAGGTTTAGAACGCTATAGAATTCTTCGTGAAAAAGGCACTGAATATCCTAATTCTGGATCCTATAATTTACATTTTGAAAAAGGAACCTATTGCTGTGCTGGATGCTCTGAACCTTTATTTGAAAGTGATTCAAAATTTAACGCACACTGCGGTTGGCCTTCGTTTGACGAATCAATTCCTGGAAAAATAGAATATATTGTTGACAATACTCTTGGAATGAAACGCATAGAAATTGTCTGCACTAATTGTGGCGGCCATTTGGGACATGTATTTAATGATGGTCCTACAAAAACGGGACAACGGTATTGTGTAAACTCTTTATCAATTGATTTTAAAGAATAA
- a CDS encoding alpha/beta fold hydrolase: protein MTKKSKNPSISLKIPRVILIISKFFAFISTKLVTLFTAKLFTKPIKHKVPKRELEMDNKSIQNLIPIPAINKSVMVYQYGKSDKKILLVHGWSGRGTQLFKIADAFVQEGYSTVSFDAPAHGKSPGSDSIMVDFIAAIFEIDKKYGPFEAAVGHSLGGMSVMNAIKRGLKVNKAVIIGSGDIVQDIMDDFILKLELEPIISTKLRLYFEEKYGEKMDNYSVHKAAAEITTPVLVIHDKNDIEVPVTAGINIHKNLKNGELLLTEGLGHRKILGDYEVVKKTVRFSINK, encoded by the coding sequence ATGACAAAAAAATCCAAAAATCCTTCCATATCGTTAAAGATACCTAGGGTTATATTAATAATTAGTAAATTTTTCGCTTTTATTTCAACAAAATTAGTTACTCTATTTACTGCGAAATTATTTACAAAACCGATAAAACATAAAGTTCCTAAAAGAGAATTAGAAATGGACAATAAAAGCATCCAAAATTTAATTCCAATTCCTGCAATAAATAAATCCGTCATGGTATATCAATATGGGAAAAGTGATAAGAAGATTTTATTAGTACATGGTTGGTCTGGAAGAGGTACTCAATTATTTAAAATAGCCGATGCGTTTGTCCAAGAAGGATATTCAACCGTGAGCTTTGATGCTCCTGCTCATGGTAAATCTCCAGGTTCAGATTCCATAATGGTTGATTTTATAGCTGCCATTTTTGAAATAGACAAAAAATATGGTCCCTTTGAAGCGGCTGTAGGACATTCATTAGGAGGAATGTCTGTCATGAATGCAATTAAACGCGGTTTGAAAGTCAATAAAGCTGTAATTATAGGAAGTGGAGATATTGTTCAAGATATTATGGATGATTTTATTTTAAAATTAGAATTAGAGCCAATAATTAGCACAAAATTGCGTTTATATTTTGAAGAAAAGTATGGTGAAAAAATGGATAATTATTCTGTTCATAAAGCTGCTGCAGAAATCACAACTCCAGTTTTAGTAATTCATGACAAAAACGACATTGAAGTTCCTGTTACAGCAGGAATCAATATTCATAAGAATTTAAAAAACGGTGAATTATTGCTCACCGAAGGTCTTGGTCACAGAAAAATATTAGGAGATTATGAAGTTGTAAAAAAAACAGTTCGGTTTTCTATCAATAAATAG